The Nicotiana tabacum cultivar K326 chromosome 5, ASM71507v2, whole genome shotgun sequence sequence GATCAGAATCTTTCCCCGAGGCAATTTTAGAACATACACTGTAAGAGGTAATATACTTGTGAGTTCTCATTAGTCTAGATGCAGATACAAAATTTTGTACCAACTTTGGAGTAAAAGTAGCAGGTGTCGAAGGTGCAAAAAATTCATGAGCTTTGCTGCAATTTTCATCGATACGAAGCCCTGCCATGTAGAATATACATTCATTAGAGCAAAATCACCTTCGGCGAGAGTGTTAAAAACTTAAAATAACCAAGCATGGGCGAAGCCACACTTTGCTtagggtggtcaattgaccaccctttGTCCGTTTGTCGAGAAATTACATTGcttatataggtaaaatattaggttttagagGTACATAACATACATTGGACAACCTTTGCcggaattttatttatttatttcaagttttcctTGAGGAAATTCTATAACCAAATTTGCATATGGTAGATTGAGCTTTTTCAACTTTCATCCTcctttctcttcctttttttggTACCATTATCAAAAATTGACTCTTGTTTTTGTTGTTAGAGAGCAATTTCTTCAAAGGTTACCAATCTTTAGAGTATACAAATAGATATTGATGTGTTCTCAGCTCTGCATTTGAAAAGACTATGCAGAATTTTGAAACCAGAACGTGCGAGCTGTTTACCTCAAGCTTTTCCTCAGTCAAAAAGATGTAGTTTTAACACATTCAGAATTGACGCCTGGGCCGTTCTTCAGCAGCGCTTACGCGTATGGACCTGCCATCAAGGTCCTGCACCACAATATCACAGCAGATGCAAAGTTAGAAGAAATCCAAATAGGAAAGCTGAAACTCAAGAATGGTTACAATAAAACATCTACATCAATAGTTAGAAGAAATGTAACTAGTTAATTGTGGTCCAACTAGTCCAACACATATAGGAGGAAGGATGCAAAAAAGTGCAGCGGCGGACAAATTCATAATCCTTCTTTTCAGACAGATACCTAAAGGACAAAAACAACTGATATCTACAAGCATGAATTTATCGGTCCACGAATCAAGATATGCAATCAGGCATACTAAGAATATACTTACAACACCATTCAAGCTATCAATTGCATCATTGACCTCTTTGGACGAACTGTATGTTACAAATCCAAAGCCCCTTGATCTACCACTATCTCTATCATAGACTACTTTGGCATCCACAACATTGCCTTGCTCACTGAACAATTCTTTAAGTGCCAGGTCATCGACACCCCACGAGAGGTTTCCTACGTATACTCTATTGCTGCTGTCAACACTTCTCCCACCCCGTGCACCTCCAAAAGAAGAATTCCCGTCCCTTCCACCTCCATATGAAGAATTTCCACCCCTTCCACCTCCAAACGAAGAATTCTCCCTTTTGGCTGGTGCTGGCCCTGCGTTCACCCTTATTGCCCTCCCGTCAATTTCCTGCAAAAATGACATCAGAATGTTCGCTTAGATATCAATCAAAATCGTTGCAACTGAGTGCATATCCAAGCACTTGATAAGACTTAAGATTATACAAATTGCAAGTTGAAAGTGAGACTAGAAAAAGTTAATTAACGAATATAGTTTGTTTTAACAGTCTTTAAGATAACCAAAACCATGGAAAATTTAGACAACCGTTGTAATATAAGTACACTTAATGGTAATAATGGATTACGAGCAGAAAGGGCAAGACTTTACATATCCATTGAATTGTTGTTCAGCAGCTTCAACTTCCTCTTTCGTAGACATTGTCACAAAACCAAACCCTCTGCTTCTTCCAGTGAGCTtgtcatatataacctgcaaaaATTGTAACAAAATTCACTACTTCATTACCCTCCTAGTCAATCCTTCTCGCCCAAAACAAACTCTGTTGAGCTCACTACAGGGAATGTACAAAACAAAGAGTGCCTTCTCCAAAGAAACTAGAGCAAATAGGACAAAAGAATTACTGCTACATTGCAAAAGTTTCATAGCAACTTACTCACTGGTCATGTTTCCAATTacgatttaagttatatacactgtCAGTATAATGAATTTTACACCATCAGTGTGATTTAACATGTTATAGCAGATTTCTTTGCCATTTTCTAGGTTACCTATCAATGTTTATTAAGTAGAGTTACTTGCAATTACCTATTAAATGACCATTTAAGAACCTTAAAATATCCATTTCCAGTTAATAACGTTCAAACATGACCAACACAGCAATTCAAAGGAATCTGAAGAAGGGAACTCCACTCCAAATCAAAGCTTACTCCTTAAGTCTTGAATTGAGtgaaccaacaacaacaacaacaacaacaacaaaccaagtGTAATTCTACAAAGTGGTGGGGAGGGCAGAGTACGCACACCTTAACACTACCTTGTGAAGGTGGAGAGGCTGTTTCCGACAGACCCTCGGCTCTCTTGAATTGAGTGAACCACCACATATTAATGCTTAAACTGTAGACACTTTTAATTATGCCATGGCACAATTTTAACTATTTAATTACgctttaacattaattagcaaaaACATAGGAATAATTGGCAGTTAACTAAATTACCTCAACCATTTCGACATTTCCAGCACGTTCGAAAAGGCCAGCAAGAGCAGCACTGTCACCACTGAAAGGCAAATTACCAACAAAGAGTTTAAGGTCTTCAGAGAAACGGGGTTGTTCTGATACTTCAACATCATCTTCCAATTGGTCAAAATCAGAGAGCGCAACGCGAGTCGAAAACGAAGATTCAAAAGGCTTAATTGAACAAAGGcctgttgaagaagaagataaagaaaGGTTCAGAGAAGAGGAAGGGAGAGAGAAGAAGGAAAGTGTGGAATTGGGTTTTAGAGAAGAAGGGGTTTGAGGGGTGACGAAGAGGAATTGGAGAGAAGAAACTGAGGAAGAAGCCATGGTTTTTGCTATAAAGCAAGAACGAGAGAAGAATATGGGTAAGGCGGAAAGATAAGGTTTTTCCAAGAATTTGAAGATACAGTGTTTATAGGCAAACATGTTCATATTTATAAGTGCAAAATCTGTAGATATTTTTTTAGGTTAAGTGGAATAAGGCCCAAATAAGAAAGGCCATGTTTGTTTTTCTCAAAAAGATCTTGAAAGGCTTAGCCGAAGTTGCAAAAACCAAAGCCCTATAGGCTATGATAGCcaattttatttgaagaattaatctTAATTGTCGCTCGTCCAATCGCTTAAACTAAAATAATgatacatatataatatatgaatAATGCATGTATAATACGTATATAATTATATATGATCAGTGCATAATCGTGTATATCAGCTAGGAAAAGTAAATAGTTAATCTGATGGCTATTTGTGTAATGActtcattttattatttactctggTCTATTTTATGTGACACTATAAGCAAGAACGAGAGACTATAATGTTCATATTTATAAAGGATCTTTATACAAACAGCTTGTCGAATTCTCTATTTACTTTTTTGAGTTAGTATACATACATTATAcaataattatacatatattatatataaattataaatatattatatattaatcGCCTATTTTAAGTTTAAGCATTTAGGTAGCCAGTTATTTAAGTTACTTGTAGTGGAAAAGAGTGTTAGTATTTTTTAGTTTAAGGGGTACAAGGCCCAAATAGGAAAGGCCATGTTGCTTGTTTTAGAAAAGATTTTAAAAGGCTTAGCCGATATTGCAAAAACCAAAGCCCTATAAGTTTTAGTAAAACCAGTTTTGTCATCTCATTCCATTTTATGTGACACTATAAGCAAGAATTAGAGAGCATGGCAAATGCATTAAGGAAATAAGGTTTTTCAAGAATTTGAAGATACAATGCTTCATACTTATGAGTGGGAAAATCTGTAGATATTTTTGGGTTAAGGACAATAAGGCCCAATGGGCAAATTGCAAAGGCGCAAGTGCACATATAGTCATTTTCAGATATGATATTTAGAGATTAACCAATACATATTTTGTCcagaaattttaaactaaaattttTAACTTCAGGACAACTCAGGacatttttgttttgaaaaactAAAATTTAGGATACACTGGCTAATTCCTAAACAACAGCCCTTTAGAGTGGCTACATGGAGTCATTAGCCGAAGCCTTACAAATTTTTTAAgggaaaaaatcagaaatagcgagatttacaactggtaaaataaccacagtttcaaaagtaattgaaatttagccatcTTTTCATGTAAAAgtaaaatctggaaaaaaaacacccttaaaaatccggaaaaattccaacataatatgctggagttcaattttttttacatatgagatccCAGCATAATGTGTTGAAATTTCATAATGTGTTatagttccaacataatatgttggaagtttatacgcaggaGCTTTATAATTCCGtaaattatgctggaactttccgtgcgTTGGAGTTCAAACATAATATATTGAAAGTTTATACGCACGAGCTCtgtaatccagcatattatgctggaattttctgtATTTCAGCAAAATATtgattatttttcaatgatttgcaaacgctggctatttttcaattatcagtaattttcatattttttaatactCTGTTAGAGCACTTAAATGTGAGGCCTTTATATATATTGAGGGAATGAGGGTTATTATAATGCAATCTGATAGTATCAAACTACAACTATATTTGCATTAGTTCTAGTAAGTTTTATTCGACTTTGTCCTGCAATTCAGACAAAATATTCCAACTTTTGTATTTGGATTTACCTAAAATAATATTCACTTTCTTAAAAATAGTAACTTTTTGTTTAGAGCAACAATGATTTCGAGTCTTGCCTGTGTATACCACTATTTCACTGACTATTTTCAAGTTTCTCCCTTTAGAGCTTTTATTTTCATCCATTGTTGTTTCCATCTTCTTAAGTTCAAATGCTACTCTTGATCTATAAATTTAACGAATCTCATTGAATACcattcaaatcactcaaaaacTAAGTAATATTATCATGTATAATAATTCTGTGCTAGCTATATTTATATGTCAGATCAAAATGATTTTGGAAATGTACATTCATTTTGTATGTATTCAAAGCTTTGATCCCACTAGTTATGGTTAGCGAATTTAAGACGAAGCATTAATTACCACTCTCAAATGAGTAAAAAATGTGTTCTAAAAAATGGACAATAACAAAAATCagactttttaaaaatattttatatagaaATTAGTAGTTATTGGCCGGAAATATGACGTTTTCGGTGATTGCTATTTTCTACTACACATAGgtgtagtataagtatatttgtagttacaaaataaaatttaggtACTTTTGTGAAAACTAAATATTAGTATAGATACCACGCATGAAATGTGCCTGATGATATTTTACACTCAAAATTTTGAATTTGCTTTTGTGCAGAGGtagattcaaaatttaaatttaataagttcaactttcaagaattttaatattaaatttattataatattaaaattacGGGGTCAGCTGAATTTATAGCCAAGAGTGTAGATCCGCCTCTGCCTCTGTGCAGAGTAGATGTCAAGTTGATCAGTCTCACTCTTTGGGTTGGAACACCGAGTATGGTGTTTGGTCTTCCACGTTTGGGGACTTTTGGCTGACAAAGAACTTTAGGCATCTTCATTATAGTAATATCCTAAATTGATTGGGCAAGTGAGGTGGAGATGGCCAAGACCACACAAGTGGAAAAAACTCGGGATACATATTGCAATACTAACAACTTGTCCTAATTGtaccaagaaaataaaaaagcaaagtGGTCCTAAAGGAGTTAAGTATGAGAAATGTTACATATGGTATTGCAATTTTTCTCATTTAGTTTCTGACTCTCAAAAATACTgaagtattttttattttaataaatgaaACTTATATCCTTCCAGTAGTTGCTAATATCTCTAAATTAGTCATTGTGTAAAAGATTATGCTGTACGTTATCAAGGTTTAAGAATACTTATACATTGTTTTCGAAATTAGTATTACTTACTAAGTACTTAATGTCTATAACAAGGTTTTTGGCCGTATCGACGCCGTATTGCATATTTCTTTTAATCTTTGGTCGGTCCACACTTTTCCATGCGGATATGTAATTTGTACGGGGTAGACAGTTGGCCAGTCAAGACTTCTCATattcaaaagatgaaagtagcagagatgaggatgttgagttggatgtgcgggcatactaagttggataaaattaggaatgaagatattcgggctAAGGTGGAGGTGGCGCCCATGGATGACAAAATGcaggaagcgaggcttagatggttcgagCACGTCCGGAGGAGAAGGCATGACGTCCCGGTTAGGAGGTGCGAGCGGTTGGCCTTGTCATGTATGAGGAGAGGTAGAAGGCGACCTAAGAAATATTGAGGAGGGATGatcaggcaagacatggcgcgACTCCAGCTCACCTAGGACATGTCCTTATATAGGAAGATTTGTAGGGCGAGCATTAGGGTCGtaggttagtaggtagttgagCGTTTTTCTTCCCCGTTAAGGGTGTTAGGCTAGTTCGTCGTGTCTTGCATTAGATTGTTAGTGGTACTTGTTGTGTCTGTACTGTTTTCTGCTCTGATTGCCTAGTACCTTTCCATTGTTCTGATTATCGATACTgcctttttcatttatttttttaaatcttaGGTTGCTAGCACTGTCTTCCTAATGTATGTGGTTGTTATTGTTCCATTGCCTCTTTTTCATCTCCTTGtgtcgagggtctttcggaaataacTTCTCTATGCCCTAGGGTAGGGTAAGATTTGCATACATACCACCCTCTCCACaccccaacaacaacaacacaacaacaacccagtataatcccacttagtggggtctggggagggtagtgtgtacgcagaccttacccataccctagggtagagagactgtttccaaatagacccccgacatccttccctccaagaacttcccaccttgctcttgaggagactcgaactcacaacctc is a genomic window containing:
- the LOC107792669 gene encoding 29 kDa ribonucleoprotein B, chloroplastic; protein product: MNMFAYKHCIFKFLEKPYLSALPIFFSRSCFIAKTMASSSVSSLQFLFVTPQTPSSLKPNSTLSFFSLPSSSLNLSLSSSSTGLCSIKPFESSFSTRVALSDFDQLEDDVEVSEQPRFSEDLKLFVGNLPFSGDSAALAGLFERAGNVEMVEVIYDKLTGRSRGFGFVTMSTKEEVEAAEQQFNGYEIDGRAIRVNAGPAPAKRENSSFGGGRGGNSSYGGGRDGNSSFGGARGGRSVDSSNRVYVGNLSWGVDDLALKELFSEQGNVVDAKVVYDRDSGRSRGFGFVTYSSSKEVNDAIDSLNGVDLDGRSIRVSAAEERPRRQF